TCGCACTTCACAAATATCCTAAAAGCATTGCCAAAGAAGCTGAACTCCTTTGGCATACTTGGTTTATATAATAGTTATAAATTGGTTATACTGAGAAATTATTCTGCAATATCACCTTAAGCGTGGTTTTTGATTAACATCACCTGCACGATTTGCAGCGCTATTTCACTGGAAAGACCTAAAGCCTGATACAGATCATTTAAAAAACTGTGTTCTTCTTCAGTCACGATGCCATCGGCTAAAACCAGATCAGTCGCTACTGCAAAAGCTGCTTCTCGCAAGTCTTGGGGTAGAGATTCTTGAGCTAGATTAAACAACGTATTGATTCCATCCCGCCGGATAATGCCTAGGAGTTTGTCAAACAGCCTCCTCATTACATCATCAGAATAGCTTCTAAAAAGCTTCATCCGAGACAGCGCAGCAGAGATTCCACGGGCTTCTTCATCAGAAAGATAACCATCTGAGGCTGTCGCGGCCAGAGTAATAGCTGCAAAAGCTTCCGCTGGACTGAATAATTCTTGAATTTGGTTTTGCTTGCCCAATACTGTATCAGATAAACCCATTGTAGTTTGCTCCTGGATTTGGGTCTCAGATGCGGTACTGTCACCTTTACGTTTCTTTACTTTCAGGTAATACAGCAACGCCGTGAGACTTGCTGGTTTTAGTGTTCCCAAGATCACTTAAATATGAACACTTGTACTTAATGCTTTTCGGCAAAAAGTACACCAACCACCAGGGCTTAGTATTAGCGTTCTCCTGTCTTTTCAATCGTTTCGATAACTGCTAACCCTATACCAGAAGCTGCTATTAGCAGCACTGCTGATAGCAAAAAGGCATTGGTAAGCATCCGGAGGGCATCGTCAAAGAAAATGTAGGTGGTCATTGCTTCACCTTTTTTTAACTCTATGCTGCTAGTACTTTTTACTTCTTCAAGCGTTGAGTGAATAATTCCCGTGAAGAAACTCCTAGCATTAGCATCTTAACAAAACTTTAGCTCTTCCATAAGACCACTATGATTTTTTCTTTTTCAAGATTTGATGAATTTCACTCTTCTTTCTGTTACAGGTAATACGGAAAAGACATGCTTGTAAAAATTGAGTCACTATCAACCACCGCAATTTCTTTTTAAAATTTAGTTAATTAATATACCTTTCAAATAAAATACTATAAAACTATGGGATTGATAAATAACCTTTAAATGGCTGTAATAGAGCCTATATGGCTGAAATTAACAGAAAATCTTTTTATAAAATTTTCAGTTAAACTACTAATTGTATGCATTTATCTTTACCAAATTCAAATAAGTTTACTTAATTATTGCTGAATGAATTGCTACTAAACATACAAAATGGCAAGAATTTGTAGTCTTGAATTTAGAGAAAAATTCTCAAGAATTTTTAGGGTATAGTCCCATGCAGAAAATTAATAGTAAATACCCAAAAATAGGCAATTAACTGAAAAAATTGGCACATAGAAAACGTGATAAACTAGAGAGAATTA
Above is a window of Nostoc sp. UHCC 0702 DNA encoding:
- a CDS encoding tellurite resistance TerB family protein translates to MGLSDTVLGKQNQIQELFSPAEAFAAITLAATASDGYLSDEEARGISAALSRMKLFRSYSDDVMRRLFDKLLGIIRRDGINTLFNLAQESLPQDLREAAFAVATDLVLADGIVTEEEHSFLNDLYQALGLSSEIALQIVQVMLIKNHA